The genomic DNA CCCTAAGGATATAACTTGTTACAATGGTAAGACCTAAGGTCAGCGTTGGTATCGAGTATTCCCAGTTTAGTAAGTGCATAAGACCACCGCATATAAGGGTTAACACGCCAATAACCATTACAAAATTCCAAATGATTTCTGTTATGCTATTTTTTGCGTCACCTTCTTTTGACATAAAATACGACGTGCCCTCCATGGCGAACCAAGCAATAAATGTAAAAGCTGTGCCAATTTGAAAAAATAGGGTATGGGTAAAATCTAAAATCGTTAAAAGACCGTTTGTTGTCCAAAAAAGAACTAAGGCCATTTTAATTAGATCCACTGACTTTTTTTCTTCCTTTTTAAAAAAGCGAAGGGCGTAAAGTATTAGAATGGCAGCAAAGGAAATAAATATTATTCCTTTTGAAAAGGGCCAGTGAAGTATGCGCATTACCATACCGATCAATAGGGAGGCTATTGCCGCCCTGATCGGATTTTTATATGCTTTTTTAGAATTTTCCATATTCCGTTTTTTTAATTGATCACTTTGATGTTGGCTTTTAGACCTTCCATTATTCCAATGATATTGTTTACGGTCTCACTTAGATAATACCTTACAACAATATGGGGAATTCTAATGGTTGTAAATCCATTTTTAAAGGAGTGCATTGCTTCTTCTAAATTGTTGATAGCTTCATGTTCGGTCAGCTTATCATATTCAGAATCAATTTCAATATTTAGTTTTACACGTGAGATGGCTATATCTATAGATTTTTTACCGTCCCACCATTCTAACATAGAGTTTACACCAGCTTCTTTTAAAGCATAATAAAGTTGTATGGCCTCTAAAGGTGTATTGTGTTTGTTGATTAGTAATTTAATACGTTCATGGTGCTTTGAGCAAAGCTCTACACCTGCGCTCTCCATGGCATTTTTATGATCTAAGTAACCAAGTTCTTTTTTACATTCTAAGCAAATCATTAATAGGTTAAGTTTAAGGTTTGGGGATAGCTATAACCCTGTTATTTTAGGATTATTATGTAAACTCGATGAAAGGCGCCCAAGTTTTAGACGAACTGCAATTTTTTAGATTAACGGTATTTTAAAATGTTAAAATTGTGGTGAAAATGATTTTAAGTATGGTGAGCAAAGTCAATTTTACCAATTATATTTACAGGAATGAAAAATTGACATATGTTTAAAAAATTAGGTCCAGGGGTTCTGGTAGCGGCTGCTTTTATTGGTCCAGGTACAGTTACGGCTTGTACCTTGGCAGGGGTAGATTTTGGTTTTAATTTGCTGTGGGCTATGCTGTTATCTATAATAGCAACCTTTATTTTGCAAGAAATGTCTGCCCGCTTAGGTATTGTAACTCAAAAAGGTTTGGCAGATGTCATTAAGCAAGAACTCCATAATCCAATTATTAGAAATAGTGTCATTGCCTTAATATTTTCAGCAATTATTATAGGTAATGCATCATATGAAGCAGGTAATATTGGGGGTGCAACTTTAGGAATGGAAGCCTTGTTTGGTACTAACTATAGTAGTTTATACCCTTTTGTTCTTGGTGGATTGGCTTTTGTACTATTGTATTTAGGTAGTTATAAAGCCCTGGAAAAAGTATTTATAGTGCTGGTATTGATCATGAGTTTATCATTTGTAATGACCGCAATTTTGACTAAGCCCAATATGTGGGAGCTGTTAAAAGGCTTATTGGTGCCTTCCGTTCCTAAAAACGGTATTCTTACCATCATTGCATTGGTCGGTACTACTGTTGTACCGTATAATCTTTTTTTACATGCAGCTCTGGTCAGTGAAAAATGGAAATCAAAAGATGATCTCAATTTAGCTAAAAGAGATACTATGGTCTCTATTATATTGGGCGGTCTTGTTTCAATTAGTATTATAATATCTGCCTCGGCCATTAATTCTTTAGAGGTTAATAACGTTATGGGTATGGCTAAAGCACTTGAGCCTTTATACGGTTCTGCTGCTTTGTATTTTTTAGGTATAGGTATGTTTGCTGCAGGTATTACTTCATCAATAACCGCACCTTTGGCTGCCGCATATGTTGCTAATAGTTGCTTTGGATGGAACGCTGGTCTTAAGGATTTTAAATTTAGAATGATTTGGATGGTGATTTTATACCTTGGAGTTTTCTTTCTATCTTTTGGAATTAAGCCCATTGAGATTATAAAATTTGCACAAATTACGAACGGACTTTTATTACCCATCATTGCAGTGTTTTTGTTGTGGGTAGTGAACAGAGTTGGTGTAATGGGGAAATATAAAAACACCTGGTCGCAAAATGTGTTTGGCTTACTTATTATTCTTCTTTCTGTTGTATTGGGTGCAAAAAGTATTTTAACGGTAATAGGTATAATGTAATATGAACAATACCATAGATATTAACTGTGATGTTGGTGAAGGTGTAGGTAATGAAAGTGAATTGTTTCCCCTTATTAGTTCTTGTAATATTTCTTGTGGAGCTCATGCGGGTTCTATAGATACCATTAAAAAGTGTCTAGATTTGTCTAAATCATATAACGTTAAGGTAGGTGCGCATCCTTCATATCCCGATAGAAAGAATTTTGGTCGTGTTTCATTGCAAATTTCAAGGGCAGATTTAATTGTAAGTATCAGATCTCAAATGGAGGTATTCAATAACGCCCGGGAACAGGTTGGTGTTGATTTGCATCACATAAAACCACACGGAGCTTTATATAATGATATAGCTAAAAATGAAACCTTGGCTGAAATTTTTTTAGAGGCTATTGCCGCTTTTAGGAACTCAACCTTTTTATATGTTCCTTACAATAGTGTGATTCAAAGGTTGGCTGAAAAAAATGGGTTTAGGGTGTTAATAGAAGCCTTTGCTGATAGAAATTATAATGATGATTTGAGCCTAGTAGCGAGGAAAGAAAAAAACGCCCTGTTGAATAATGGGGAAGAAGTACTGGCTCATATTCTATATATGCACAAAAATAAGAAAGTGAAAACTGTTTCAGGTAAAAGCTTGCCTATGTATGCAGATACCTTTTGTATTCATGGTGACACACCTTCTGCATTACAAATTTTAACGTATATTACAGAGCATTTATCAGAACATAATCTATAAGTAAAGCCGTGAATTCCCCTAAAATCGATATAAAACCTTTTGGTAAACATTCTTTATTAATTGAATGGCCAAATGAAGTTAGTGAGCTCATACTTGAAAAAATACTACAATTTCAAACATTTCTTAATAGTGAGGCTTTAAAGGAGATGGACTGGGAATTGGTGCCAGCTTACAATTCACTTTTGATATTGAATAGAAAGAAGGAAATAGACTTTGAAAAAATGTCTGTGGATATACACAATTGGTACGCCAATTTGAAGGAATCTGTTAAACCGGATAGATTTTTATGGAGACTGCCTGTAACCTACGATCTTGAGTTTGGTTTAGACTTGGAAGACGTTGCAGGGCAATTAAATAAAACCAAACGTGAAATAATAGACTTGCATACTGGTAGTACTTATACGGTATACGGTATTGGGTTTTTGCCTGGCTTCATGTATTTGGGAGGAATAAATAGTGAGCTTGAGCTACCCCGAAAGGCTATACCAAGACCAAAAGTTATTAAAGGAGCAGTTGGAGTTGCAGGTAAACAAGCTGGCATTTATCCGCAAGAATCACCAGGTGGGTGGAATATTATTGGTAATTGTCCAGTGCCAATTTTTGATGCATCAAAAGATAACCCATGTTTTGTGAGCGTTGGGGATAAAGTTGAATTTTTTGAGATATCCAAGGCAGAACATGAGCTTCATAAAATAGAAGTAGAGGTGGGTATTTATAAACCTGAAAAAATTAAATTGGATGCTTAAAGTTTTAAAAGCGGGTTTTTATACAACCATACAAGACTCAGGTAGATTTGGCTTAAGGGATAAGGGTGTGCCAGTGTCTGGTATAATGGATGATATGTCTGTGTTTAAGATAAATTCTTTATTGGAGAATAAAGCATCTGCAGCAGTGTTGGAAATTACGATGACAGGACCAACCCTTATTTTTGAAGAAGATACCTATATGGTTATCGGTGGTGCAGAAATGTCCGCCACTCTTAATAATTTGCCCATAAAAAATTATAAAGTCTACCAGATAGCTGTAGGGGATATTCTATCCTTTGGAAAACTGGAAAAAGGTTTTAGGTCTTATTTGGGAGTAAAGGAAGGTTTTTCTGTTAAAGAAGTTTTAGGTAGTAGATCGTTTTATAAGCCCCTTACAAAGTTCGCTAGATTAATAGATAATGACATTGTTCCTTTTAATGCCCAACAGTTGTTTGAGCCAAAAATATCAGAGATAAAAGTTGATTGCTTTTTGGATGTTGATGTTTTAGAAGTCACTAAAGGACCCGAGTTTGATATTTTGAACGATAGACAATTGGAAGAAATTTTTTCTAAAACCTTTACAGTGGCCCATGAGAACAATAGAATGGCTTATCAGTTAACAGAAACAATTACTCCACATGCTATATCCATGTTAACTTCTGCTACATTACCTGGTAC from Maribacter dokdonensis DSW-8 includes the following:
- a CDS encoding 5-oxoprolinase subunit C family protein, encoding MLKVLKAGFYTTIQDSGRFGLRDKGVPVSGIMDDMSVFKINSLLENKASAAVLEITMTGPTLIFEEDTYMVIGGAEMSATLNNLPIKNYKVYQIAVGDILSFGKLEKGFRSYLGVKEGFSVKEVLGSRSFYKPLTKFARLIDNDIVPFNAQQLFEPKISEIKVDCFLDVDVLEVTKGPEFDILNDRQLEEIFSKTFTVAHENNRMAYQLTETITPHAISMLTSATLPGTVQLTPAGKLIVLMKDGQTTGGYPRVIQLTDRSICILAQKKGGDRISIKLV
- the pxpA gene encoding 5-oxoprolinase subunit PxpA — encoded protein: MNNTIDINCDVGEGVGNESELFPLISSCNISCGAHAGSIDTIKKCLDLSKSYNVKVGAHPSYPDRKNFGRVSLQISRADLIVSIRSQMEVFNNAREQVGVDLHHIKPHGALYNDIAKNETLAEIFLEAIAAFRNSTFLYVPYNSVIQRLAEKNGFRVLIEAFADRNYNDDLSLVARKEKNALLNNGEEVLAHILYMHKNKKVKTVSGKSLPMYADTFCIHGDTPSALQILTYITEHLSEHNL
- the pxpB gene encoding 5-oxoprolinase subunit PxpB; its protein translation is MNSPKIDIKPFGKHSLLIEWPNEVSELILEKILQFQTFLNSEALKEMDWELVPAYNSLLILNRKKEIDFEKMSVDIHNWYANLKESVKPDRFLWRLPVTYDLEFGLDLEDVAGQLNKTKREIIDLHTGSTYTVYGIGFLPGFMYLGGINSELELPRKAIPRPKVIKGAVGVAGKQAGIYPQESPGGWNIIGNCPVPIFDASKDNPCFVSVGDKVEFFEISKAEHELHKIEVEVGIYKPEKIKLDA
- a CDS encoding Nramp family divalent metal transporter; translation: MFKKLGPGVLVAAAFIGPGTVTACTLAGVDFGFNLLWAMLLSIIATFILQEMSARLGIVTQKGLADVIKQELHNPIIRNSVIALIFSAIIIGNASYEAGNIGGATLGMEALFGTNYSSLYPFVLGGLAFVLLYLGSYKALEKVFIVLVLIMSLSFVMTAILTKPNMWELLKGLLVPSVPKNGILTIIALVGTTVVPYNLFLHAALVSEKWKSKDDLNLAKRDTMVSIILGGLVSISIIISASAINSLEVNNVMGMAKALEPLYGSAALYFLGIGMFAAGITSSITAPLAAAYVANSCFGWNAGLKDFKFRMIWMVILYLGVFFLSFGIKPIEIIKFAQITNGLLLPIIAVFLLWVVNRVGVMGKYKNTWSQNVFGLLIILLSVVLGAKSILTVIGIM